GGCCGGCAGCAGCTTGTCCACGTGCACGTCCGACGGCAGCTCGATCCAGAGGAAGTAGCCGCCGTCGGGCTCGGTGAACGAGACACCGTCGATCCGCTTGCGCAGCGACTCCGCCAGCACCGAGGCGCGCTCGGCCAGCGCCGCGCTCACCGTGGCCACCGAGCGGTCGATGTCGCCGGAGGCGCAGAACTCGTACACGATGCCCTGCGCGACCTGGCCCGCCGAGATGTAGAGGTTGGTGGCTCTCCCCGCGATCGCGTCGATCAGGCCCTTCGAGCCGACCAGGTAGCCGACCCGGACGCCGGGGCAGACGGTCTTGGTGAATGAGCTGGCGTGCACGACCACGTCGCCGCTGTCCATCGAGAGCATCGTCGGCAGCGCGTCGCCGCGGAACCGGATGTCGACGTACGGGTCGTCCTCGAAGATCGTGAAGCCGTACTCGGCGGCCAGCGCGAGCAGCTCCCGGCGCTTCTCCAGGGAGAGCGTCACGCCCGCCGGGTTCTGGTAGTTCGGGATGATGTGCGCCAGCTTCGGGCGCACGCCCGACTCCAGCAGGGCACGCAGCTCGGCGGTGTCGATGCCGTCCGGGTGCAGCGTGACCTGGTGCACGACCGCGCCGAGGTTCTTCAGGTTCAGCAGCGTCCGGTCGTACGTCGGCTTCTCCACCACGACGTGGTCACCGGGCTGGACGAGGTGGTTGAAGAGGAAGGCGTCGGCCTGCAGGGAGCCGTTGGTGATCAGCACCTGGTCGACGGCGACCCCGTGCTTGGCCGCGATCCACTTGCGCAGGGGCGCGTAGCCGTAGGAGTTGCCGTACGCGGTGAGCCCGGCCGGGTCGTTGGCGAAGGCGCGGACAGCCGCGGCGCTGAGCCCCTCGACATCGACGATGTCCAGGCTCGGGGCGCCCCGGGCGAACGAGATGAGCTGCTCGGCGGTCATGGGGAACAGGTTAGTGCGCCCGAAATGCGAGAACGCCCCACCCGCCCGCGGCACACCGCAGGTCATCCCTCCGCGCAAGATCTCAATGAACTCGCGCGAAGGGAAACCCTTTTGTCCGATGATATCCGTATCGCGGCGGCCCTCGACGCGAAATCCTCCGGCGGCCGCCGACCAGCCGGTCAGACCGAGGCGGCGGCCTCGGCCCGGCGCAGCGCCCAGACCCGCATCAGGTCGCGCACCGAGATGATGCCCAGCACCTCGTCCCCGTCCAGCACCACGAGGTGGCGGAAGCCGCCCCGGGCCATCGCCATCGCCGCCTCCTCCAGGCTCCAGTCGGGCGCGGCGTAGACGACGTCCCAGGTGATGTGGTTCGCGCACAACTCGACGTCGGGGTCGAGCCCCGCGCCGACGGCGTTGAGGACGTCTCGCTCGGTCATGATGCCGAGCCCTTCGCCGTCCGGATCTATCACGATCGCCGAGCCCACCCGGCGCATCGCCATCAGCTGGGCCGCCTGGCGCAACGTGTGCTGCGGGCCGACCATGAGGACGGGTTTGCTCATCGCCTCACGAACGTGCATCGCGTGCGCCTGTGCAGCGTTAGCCATATGCAATCACCCCTTCGGAACGCAACCCCATTGAAACGCACCGTACGGACATCTTGGGCGAGGTTCCGGTCAACTCACAAGACTTGTCATGCCCCGGCGTCTGTGCTGGGCGTCGCCTCCCGCGCCGAGTGCAGTAGCCTTCACCAGCGACGCAACACCCTCTTCCCCCTCTCGAAGGAGCCACCATGATCGGTATGGTGCTGGCCGCGGGCGCCGGGCGCCGGCTGCGCCCCTACACCGACACGCTGCCCAAGGCCCTGGTGCCGGTGGACGGCGAAACGACGATCTTCGACATCGCGCTGCGCAACCTGGCGAAGGTCGGGCTCACCGAGGTCGTGGTCGTGGTGGGCTACCGGGCCGAGGCCGTGGAGGTCCGCAAGGCCGCCCTGGAGGAGAAGTACGGCATCACCCTCACCCTCGTGCACAACGACAAGGCCGAGGAGTGGAACAACGCGTACTCCCTGTGGCTGGCCCGCGAGCACTTCGCCCGGGGCGCGCTGCTCGTCAACGGCGACACCGTGCACCCGGTCTCCGTCGAGCAGACCCTGCTCGCCGCCGCGCAGGACGAGAAGTACGCCGACGCGGGCATCATCCTCGCCCTCGACGACCAGAAGCAGCTGGCCGACGAGGAGATGAAGGCGATCTTCACCGAGGACGGCCTGCTCCAGAAGATCACCAAGCTGATGGACCCGGCGACCGCGCACGGCGAGTACATCGGCGCCACGCTGATCCGCCCCGAGGCCGCCGAGGCGCTGGCCGACGCGCTGAAGACCACCTTCGAGCACGACCCCAACCGCTTCTACGAGGACGGCTACCAGGTGCTGGCCGACCGCGGGGGCGTCATCCGCGGCGCGTCCATCGGGAACGTCTCCTGGGTCGAGGTCGACAACCACGACGACCTCGCCCGCGCACGGGAGATCGCATGCCACTACTGATCCGCTCGGTCCAGACGCCGCTGAGCATCGAGGTGCGGCGCGGGGCGGTCGAAGGCCTGGCCGCGCTCCTCACCGACCGGCGCATCTCCGCCGGTGGCGACGTGGCGGTCGTGGTCGGGCCCGGTCAGGGGCAGCGCATCGTCGAGCTGGTGGGACCCTCCCTGGAACGGGCCGAGTTCATCAACATCAGCGGGGGCACCCTCGACTCCGCGCTGGAGCTGGGCCAGCGGCTGCGCGGGCGCAACTTCGACGCCGTCGTCGGCATCGGCGGCGGCAAGACCATCGACACCACGAAGTACGCCGCGACGCGGTACGGCCTGCCCATGGTCAGCGTCGCGACGAGCCTCGCCAACGACGGCATCGCCTCGCCGATCGCCACCCTCGACCACGACGGCGGCCGGCCCTCGTACAGCGCGCACATCCCGATCGCCGTGGTCGTCGACCTGGACTTCGTCGAGGCGGGACCGGACCGGTCCACCCGGGCGGGCATCGGCGAGACGCTGAGCAACATCAACGCCATCGCCGACTGGGAGCTCGCCCACCGGATGCGCGGCGAGCCGATCGACGGCCTGGCCGTGGCGATGGCGCGCTCCGGCGCGGAGGCGGTGGTCAACCACCCCGGCGACATGAGCGACGACGGCTTCCTCACCGTGCTGGCCGAGTCGCTGATCACCGGCGGCCTGGCCATGGCGATCTGCGGATCGTCCCGCCCGGCCAGCGGCGGCTGCCACGAGATCTCGCACGCGCTCGACATCCTGTTCCCGGGCACGGCCAGCCACGGCGAGCAGTGCGGCGTGGGCGCGCTGTTCTGCACGTTCCTGCGCGCGTCCACCGACAAGGCGTGGGCGGCACGGTTCGAGCAGCTGAGCGCCTGCCTCGCCCGGCACGGGCTGCCGCGCACCCCGGCCGATCTGGGCCTGACCGACGAGCAGTTCGTCGACGCGGTCGAGTTCGCGCCGCGGACCCGGCCCGACCGGTACACGATCCTGGAGCACCTCGCCCTCAGCCGCGACGAGCTGGGCGAGCGGGTGGCAGACTACGCGGATGCCGTCCACTGACACGCTGACCCCGCACCGCCCCGGTGTCGCCGACTTCTACGCGGTGAACCGGGGCGGCGGGCTGTTCTCCGAGGCCCTCAGCCAGCGCATCGGCGCGGTGATCGCCCTGGTCGCGTCCCGCACGGGCGCGAAACCGACCACGCTCACCCTGATCAACCTGCTGCTCGGCATCGCCGTGTCGACGGTGCTCGTGCTGCGCGCCCAGGACGGCACGGCCGCGATCACCCCGGTGTACGGGCTGCTCGCGCTGCTCGGCTGGCAGCTCGCGTACGCCCTCGACTGCGCGGACGGGCAGCTGGCCCGGGTGACCGGGCAGGGCAGCCTGGCCGGGGCCCGGATCGACATCCTGTGCGACGTGGCCTCGCAGATCCTGCTGGTCACCGCGCTGGTGGCGATCGGCCGCCCGCCGCTGTGGCTCGGCGCGCTGTTCGCCGGCTCGTGGATGGTCAACCTCGTCACCAGCGTCCTGGCCACCAGCGACAAGGCCGCCTCGATGGTCACCTCGACCTCGCTGCCGGTCCGCGTGGTCAAGCTGGTCCGCGACTACGGCGCCGTCATCTTCGTGGCGGGCCTGGTCCTCACCATCGCCCCCGCCCTGACGATCTGGTTCATCGCCGCCTTCACCGTCGTGAACTTCGGCTTCCTCCTGGCCAGCATCGCCTTCACCGCCCGCACCGCCTACCGCGCCTGACGGGCCGTCGCCGACGCTGCCGTGCGCGCAGTTTCGGGGAAACTGCGGCTTCGCGCCCTCCCCTGAGTGCACTTTCCCCGAAACTGCGGTCCGGCGTCCGCCTGTCACATTACGTGAGGTCGCAGACGCCGAAGGTGTCCTCCTGGTCGATCTCCCGGCGCTGTACGCCGACCCTTCTTGATCGTTCGACTTGCCAGGCAGGTGGGCGAATGGCGGGTCAAGATACGCCCAGGTGCCAGGCAAGTCGGATGATCAAGAAGGGCGGCGGAGGGAGTCGTAGACGGCGAGGAGCTTCGACGTGACGACGTCGGGGTGGAAGGTCTGTTCGTAGCGGCGGCGGGCCGTCTCGGAGAGGGTGGGGGCCGCCTTGAGGGCGTCGGGGAGGGCGGCGGCCCAGTCCTCGGCGGTGGGCGGGACGGCGAAACCGGCGCTGTCGATCAGGTACGGGATGCCGCCCAGCGTGGTGCCGATGACGGGGCGGCCGGCCGCCAGCGCCTCGATGATGACCGTGGGCAGCACGTCGTGCCAGGTCGACGGGGCGGCGAACAGGGCCGAGGCGCGGAACGCGGCGCGTACCCCCGCCCGGTCCTGCGGGCCCAGGAACTCCACGTCCCGGCGCTCGGCCGCGGCCTGCTCGGCGAGCGGGCGCAGCTCGCCGTCGCCGACGATGCGCAGCGTGCCGAGCGAGCCGTCGGGGTGCCGCCGCCAGGCGTCGAGCAGCAGGCCGAGGCCCTTCTCGGGAGAGAGCCGGCCGACGAACAGCAGGCCCTCGCCGGGCTGGGCGGGCTGACCCGGGTCGTCGACGCCGTTGGGCTTGACCACGATGCGCTCGTCGGGGATGCCGAAGTCGCGCAGGTGGTCGGCGATGGCGCCGGTCAGCGCGATGTAACGGTCGACCGAGCGCCAGGTGCCACGGTGCACGGCCAGCGTGGTCGCCATGATCGCGCTCTGCGCGGTGGAGCCCCGGTAGCACTTGTGCTTGATCGCGGGCAGGGCGAACGCCTTCCCGCGGCACTCGTGGCAGGCATGGCCGTCGCGGAAGTAGAGACCGGGCGCGCAGACCTGCCGGTAGTTGTGCACCGTCTGCACCACCGGCACGCCGTGGGCGTGCGCGGTCCGCACCACCCAGGGCGAGAGCAGCGGGTACGGGTTGTGC
The Catellatospora sp. IY07-71 DNA segment above includes these coding regions:
- a CDS encoding PLP-dependent aminotransferase family protein; translated protein: MTAEQLISFARGAPSLDIVDVEGLSAAAVRAFANDPAGLTAYGNSYGYAPLRKWIAAKHGVAVDQVLITNGSLQADAFLFNHLVQPGDHVVVEKPTYDRTLLNLKNLGAVVHQVTLHPDGIDTAELRALLESGVRPKLAHIIPNYQNPAGVTLSLEKRRELLALAAEYGFTIFEDDPYVDIRFRGDALPTMLSMDSGDVVVHASSFTKTVCPGVRVGYLVGSKGLIDAIAGRATNLYISAGQVAQGIVYEFCASGDIDRSVATVSAALAERASVLAESLRKRIDGVSFTEPDGGYFLWIELPSDVHVDKLLPAAAERGVAVVKGSDFLLEGGQNALRLAFSAVTVDQIDEGVRRLAEAIDAVRG
- a CDS encoding cyclic nucleotide-binding/CBS domain-containing protein; the protein is MHVREAMSKPVLMVGPQHTLRQAAQLMAMRRVGSAIVIDPDGEGLGIMTERDVLNAVGAGLDPDVELCANHITWDVVYAAPDWSLEEAAMAMARGGFRHLVVLDGDEVLGIISVRDLMRVWALRRAEAAASV
- a CDS encoding sugar phosphate nucleotidyltransferase translates to MIGMVLAAGAGRRLRPYTDTLPKALVPVDGETTIFDIALRNLAKVGLTEVVVVVGYRAEAVEVRKAALEEKYGITLTLVHNDKAEEWNNAYSLWLAREHFARGALLVNGDTVHPVSVEQTLLAAAQDEKYADAGIILALDDQKQLADEEMKAIFTEDGLLQKITKLMDPATAHGEYIGATLIRPEAAEALADALKTTFEHDPNRFYEDGYQVLADRGGVIRGASIGNVSWVEVDNHDDLARAREIACHY
- a CDS encoding iron-containing alcohol dehydrogenase family protein produces the protein MPLLIRSVQTPLSIEVRRGAVEGLAALLTDRRISAGGDVAVVVGPGQGQRIVELVGPSLERAEFINISGGTLDSALELGQRLRGRNFDAVVGIGGGKTIDTTKYAATRYGLPMVSVATSLANDGIASPIATLDHDGGRPSYSAHIPIAVVVDLDFVEAGPDRSTRAGIGETLSNINAIADWELAHRMRGEPIDGLAVAMARSGAEAVVNHPGDMSDDGFLTVLAESLITGGLAMAICGSSRPASGGCHEISHALDILFPGTASHGEQCGVGALFCTFLRASTDKAWAARFEQLSACLARHGLPRTPADLGLTDEQFVDAVEFAPRTRPDRYTILEHLALSRDELGERVADYADAVH
- a CDS encoding CDP-alcohol phosphatidyltransferase family protein; the encoded protein is MPSTDTLTPHRPGVADFYAVNRGGGLFSEALSQRIGAVIALVASRTGAKPTTLTLINLLLGIAVSTVLVLRAQDGTAAITPVYGLLALLGWQLAYALDCADGQLARVTGQGSLAGARIDILCDVASQILLVTALVAIGRPPLWLGALFAGSWMVNLVTSVLATSDKAASMVTSTSLPVRVVKLVRDYGAVIFVAGLVLTIAPALTIWFIAAFTVVNFGFLLASIAFTARTAYRA
- a CDS encoding glycosyltransferase family 4 protein, which produces MKVVVAHNRYRSELPSGENVIVDQEMAQLAAAGVTVLPFLRNSDDIPSLSAAQKVLLPISPIWAPAAQRDLTALIRRERPDVLHLHNPYPLLSPWVVRTAHAHGVPVVQTVHNYRQVCAPGLYFRDGHACHECRGKAFALPAIKHKCYRGSTAQSAIMATTLAVHRGTWRSVDRYIALTGAIADHLRDFGIPDERIVVKPNGVDDPGQPAQPGEGLLFVGRLSPEKGLGLLLDAWRRHPDGSLGTLRIVGDGELRPLAEQAAAERRDVEFLGPQDRAGVRAAFRASALFAAPSTWHDVLPTVIIEALAAGRPVIGTTLGGIPYLIDSAGFAVPPTAEDWAAALPDALKAAPTLSETARRRYEQTFHPDVVTSKLLAVYDSLRRPS